One Acropora palmata chromosome 2, jaAcrPala1.3, whole genome shotgun sequence genomic window carries:
- the LOC141873659 gene encoding protein phosphatase Mn(2+)-dependent 1K-like produces the protein MFWRKLSNFTQLGARSWHKVVQREAALKIALYLRRCPRCFASESALNATTLRLWSDSGGEHVLSTPFDDLGAWHSAEAKSFLHNVSLDNVGHISHTGLRETNEDSYKLVELEPDLYYFAVFDGHGDSAAVDFVSEHLHECVKHFYRHDRNLESVLTKRSY, from the coding sequence ATGTTTTGGCGAAAGTTATCGAATTTTACCCAGTTAGGGGCCCGTTCGTGGCACAAAGTGGTGCAAAGAGAAGCTGCGTTGAAGATTGCACTATATCTGAGAAGATGCCCTCGTTGTTTTGCGAGTGAGTCTGCTCTGAATGCGACAACTCTTCGATTATGGAGCGACAGTGGGGGAGAACATGTTCTTTCTACCCCTTTCGACGATTTGGGTGCTTGGCATAGTGCTGAAGCGAAATCGTTTCTCCATAATGTTTCATTGGATAATGTAGGCCACATTTCTCACACGGGACTGAGAGAAACAAACGAGGACAGTTACAAACTCGTAGAACTCGAGCCTGACTTATACTATTTCGCCGTGTTTGACGGCCATGGAGATTCGGCGGCGGTGGATTTCGTCAGTGAACATTTGCATGAATGTGTGAAACACTTTTACCGCCACGATAGAAATCTGGAGAGTGTGTTAACCAAacgtagttactaa